The Micropterus dolomieu isolate WLL.071019.BEF.003 ecotype Adirondacks unplaced genomic scaffold, ASM2129224v1 scaffold_116, whole genome shotgun sequence nucleotide sequence CTTTTAATGTTTATTGAAGAACATATacacctgtaaaaacaattaaattaccaATAAATACAGTTGAACACTGCTATAATACAAATCATTTGCGgaagttttattatataattttacataaaaatcttgTAAAAGGTAATCAATGTTTATTCTAAAAAAATGATGACCCGCAAACAAAAGGTCAAAATACTGTTCTTAAACTGGTAATCAGCTTTTAGGATTGTGTCCATtggaatttttgaccattcttgtAGAAGCGCAtctgtgaggtcaggcacagaatGCCTggctttgccttacggctcagctctcttttcgtcacaacggtgcggtaaagcgagtgcaataccACATGCTCtgattctccggccaatctcctgctccagtttcccctcactcgtgatcaagaccccgaggtacttgaactccttcacttggggtaaggactcattccctacctggagttggcactccaccggtttaaaggtgctaatcctcatcccaaccgcttcgcgGCTGCGAACCAATccagagctgaaggtcacggaccaatgatgccatcaggaccacatcatccgcaaaaagcagtggcgagatcccaagcccaccgaaccgcagcccctcctcgccacgactacacctcgatatcctgtccatgaatatcacaaacaggattggtgacaaagcgcagccctggtgaaggccaaccctcacctggaaagagtcctcggacacagctctcgctttggatgtacagggattggatagccctgagaagggcccccctcaccccatactcccacagcacctcccacagtatctcctgGGGGACCCAatcatacgccttctccagatctacaaagcacatgtagactggatgggcccactccaggatccttgtgagagttccattccagcaccttggagtagaatttaccggggaggctgagaagtgtgatacctctgtaattggcacacactctctggtccccctttttgaacaggggaaccaccaccccagtctgccactccttgggcactgtacccgacttccacgcaatgttaaagagacgtgtcatccaagacagcccctccacacccaaagcttttagcatttctgggcggatctcatcaatccctggggctttgccactgtggagttgtttgactacctcagtgacttccaccagggaaattgacgagaaacccccatcagcctccagctctgcctctactagagagggcgtgtcagtcggatttaggagttcctcaaagtgttccttccaccgcccaattacctccccagttgaggtcaacagggtcccatccttactgtaaacagcttggacggttccccgcttccccctcctgagatggcggacagttctccagaaacactttggtgccaaccgaaagtccttctccatgtcttctccgaacttctcccacacccgctgctttgcatctgccacagcagaggcacAAACACCCACTCGGGTTCAGATCAGGGGGGCCGTTCCTCCCAATCACGCCtttccaggtatctccatcattgcattgaagtctcccagcagaactatggagtcccctacttgagccccatacagaactccattcaggaGATTTCCATCCAAGAAGGCCAAATACTCTacactgctgtttggtgcatatgcacaaacaacagtcagagtttTCCCCCCCACTACCCGAAGGCGTAGGGAGGCAACCCTCTAGTTCACCGGAGTAAACTCCAACGTAGCGGCGCTCAGCTGGGACTTGTGAGTATCCCCACACCTGCCTGGCGCCTCACACCTTGAgcaactccagagaagaatagTGTCCATCCCCTATGAAGGAGTACGGTTCCAGAACTGTGCGTGGAGGTCAGCCCCACCAGATCTAATTGGTAGTGCTCCATCTCCCGCACAAGGTccggctccttcccccacagagaggtgacgttccacatccccagagccagcctctgccTCCCGGGTCTGGTCCGTCAAGGCACCCGACCCCTGTGgattgtggctgttttcagtTATCAAATGCTTGTAGACATTATAgactgattaaaataacatttattcaatgtttttatttccaaatTCCATATTCCAAATACCCATAATTATAGGAGATATGTATCAATTAACAAGCAAATCTATGTCAAATTACAGaacacatgttttttgttacggttaactgttactaattgtaccaagtttaagaaatgtttttacagtattaaacttaaatttaacaGTGTCTTAAATAAGacaaataatatttgtgaaaatacaatCCTGAATGTATTGGAACAGTTTTTTTAtatcaaaaaaaattatttaatattttctttaaaataacagaaatgttatggttattcacagctacaggtttttcatgttattttttttgttttgcaattttttgatattttcatgtatttcaaaaatacaggaaaaaatctgtaaaataaaaagcaataaaactgtaaaattacagatttttttaacagtgtactCAGTATGTCACCCAGCTTCTGATACAGGCCACGGTTATCTCTCACCTCGACTATTACAATTCTATCTTAgtgggtcttccagcttgtgcggtgaatcCCCTACAAAtgattcagaacgcagcagcacttctggtttttgatcagcccaaaaggactcatgtcactccattactgtgtGACCGCCACTGGATACCCATGGCCTCCCGAATCAAATTCACCCTTCATACAAAGCAAtctggtggaacgagctaccacatgccatcagaccAGAGATgtctctctaacttcaagaagctcttcaaaactcatctcttccgagaacactttctcttatacaCCTCTAACCCTTAACCTCTAACATggacttcctgtgctcttctttttCTATCCCCTTCAAATTCTCTtatattgattgcacttttttgttaactctcccATTGATGCCATACTGTATGTGCTATTAGCACTTACTAGTGTTTATtgcttactagtatgtattgtcagttgtagatctcgtgctgtattgatgctctgttgatggtTGTaagttgttcctcaaatgtaagtcgctttggataaaatcgtctgccaaatgagtaaatgtaatgcaatTTATTaatgcctgctctgttctgtacccTGGGTGGTCtttactgctgctctctgcctcaAGCTTGCCATGTATACACATGGATGGGTAGGGAGTTGTCTAATGGCTAATGATATTGTTGATGGaaacgatgatgatgatgaacataTGATGACAGGGCTGTTGATGATGAtcaggatgatgatgatgctgtgTTCCAGGTCccaggggaaggagaaagaGGCTGAGACTTTGCTGAAGGACTCCATACGCTATGGTCCACATTTCGCTGATGCTTATTCTAGTCTGGCATCACTCTATGCTGAGCAGGTGAAACAACGCAAAAAGGACACTCCCTGACTCTCTGTCTTACATTCATACATATAAATTAGTAGCACATTTGACTTATGTGCCTGAAGGCGGGTTGTAACTTATCACTACTTCATAACTGTAGCTGGCTAATCTGTTTGGCAGTTGCACAAACTCCAGCTTCCTGTAACCTTGGTCTAGTTCGTGTCTTGTATTCATTCTATCTTTATTCTCCCACAGAAACGCTTTGCTGAAGCCAATGAAGTGTATCTGAAAGGAATAGAGAACTGTCCAGACAGCTCTGACCTGCATAATAACTACGGAGTGTTTCTGGTGGATACGGGTGAGTTGAACCTAGCAGCTCTCTGGCCCCAGGGCTGGTGGGTAAACTCAGGCTCCCTTTAACACCATAGCCTTATAATGCATAGATATACACAGGTTTACAGTAATATTCAACCACTTCCTACATACCTCAtagtgaattttttttaaaggactgtgctgttttttaatcctaatttaattttaactgCTGATTTGGCCCATTAATAGTAAAGTGCATATTTTGTTAAGCATTgctgatgtttttaaaatgttctaccTTTCAGGGAGCCACTGATTTCAGTGaacttcagttcagttcaggatattatattatacaaaCCAACTTGTTACCAGAGAACTAAAACTGGCTGCAGAGATCTAATCTGTCAGAGCCAACAATTAGTCTGCACGATGTTTTGCCAAAATTAGATTATCAAAAAATTCCTAAAAGAGGTCAACAAAacagaactgaactgaaaatacATTGTTTTGTTGAGGTCAGTTCATCCAATTGATTTCTGACTTCTGACctcaacaaagacaaaactgacATAACTAATGACAGGAGGGGAAGATATATAATGGCAGGTCAAACTATTTAACATACACAAGAGGTGAACAAAACACAATGACTCTCTTAACTACAAATACTCACTACATAGACAATTTACAAACAAAAGGCTCTCTCCCCAAAATCCCCGTGCTGGGGCAGGGTCAGGTCgcccactaatcagaaggttggtagttcaatccccagctcccaCAGTCTGCATGTCGAGGTGTTTTTGAGCTAGATATTGAACCCTAAAGTATTCCAATGATTAGTTCCTTTCTGATGCGCAGTCTGCACCTCTGCCATgagtttgtgaatgtgtgtgaacgggtgaatgtgacatgacacattcacccattcaccaATTCAGTACAGACCCATTGTATCAGTGAGTCTTTTACATTGAGGGGACCGCACCTCAcctcaaaagaaagaaaattatttCAATGCAGCTTAAAGAGGACATAACCCAACAAGTGCCCTCCTTCTAGAAATGATGCATGTCAAAAAATGATAATAAACCTAAATGCAAAATCAAACTGTGTTGGTtgtttaattaaagttaaattgaGGGTAATTAGAATTTACATCACAAggtgttttattaaatattttagcatAGAGGTCATAGTTGGTGATGGTTTTTACTGTACAAAGAAATTAGAAAAACCTCTAAATATGATGTAGTGCAACATTATCTTTAACTATGACCTTAATAATAAACATATCATAACACACATGTTCTACAATGTCAGCAAAAAGTAAACCTTATAAACCCTGTAAAGTAGAGTTTATGGcagaattgaaattgaattgcaATAGGTATGGGTgttcctaataaagtggccacagAGTGGACATGCTTGTTGAaaagtctgctgctgttttttatCACAATATCCAGTTTTACTTTCCAGCAAGATAGCATGTGATTATAATGCTTTGTGTCCACAGACTCTAAATCTTCCAAAGACAAAGCTACCTAACACACCATCAAGCAACAGCCTGTGCTCCCAAGTATACTTAAGTCAGAAGAGACTAACTGGATTATTTAGTGTACATGTAGGCAACAGGAGCTTTTATGGAGGAAGTCACATGTCTCATCTCCTTGTAGATTAGACAGGATGCAGGTGGTGTCTGTGTTCCAGGTCAGCTCTCTGTTAGGGTTAGAAAGAAGCATTTGAGTGTCAGGTGAACTGTGATATATCAGTGCTGTTGGTCCTAGCAAATATGTTTATTATGACAAGTTGCTCAGTTTGTTAAATGTGACACAAAAaggccattttatttttatttttatttgggcTTTGGTCGTTCCTCAGTCATGGAAACTGACCTGTTTAGACTAATAGGGCCATATTTTAATTGCTCAATAACAACTAGTGCAACAGTTATCCAACATGTCCTTATAAAGAACCAGAATATCAAGTTATACATGTCTGACGTGTGTGGAATTGTATGTTATTTAATGACGGTAAATACAGTAGATGGCTGTATGTGATGACACTGCACTCTGATGCAGCACTTCTCAAATCAGAGGCAGCAGAGACTTAATGAACTGAAGGAGAAACTTTGCATACAGTAGGCTGTAAATCAGCTATGGACaaccatttattcatttatagatAAATGCAGCTTGATTTACTGACATTCCTGCTTTAACCacatgaaatgttatttttatagtTATGCCAATTTAACCACAGGAAAGAACCAAACTGTCAGAGCACTGCTTCTGCTGGTCATTGTGCCGCCATAAATATAGAACCCGTAGAGGCTACTTAGGGTCACTTTTAGTTTTACTCTGACTTTAGATTAATGTACTTTGAATTTGAAATTTGTGGGTTTCAATAGtcttatattataataaaagcTTCCATAATAAATGAGCAGTAGATGGTATTCAATTTGGAAATTCTGGTCACGTACATTTAATAGATGGTCTTCCACCATTCCTTGCATCTGCCTCCTGCCTCACTACCtcacctttgtttttttctatacCTATCTctgtcatctttttttccctgctGTACATGTTTCTTATCTTTTTCCTGATTTCTCTTCCACTCTTGTCCCATTCCTTGATGCCTTTTCTCCGTCCACCCGcttcttttccttcctctttgtctttgctctcttctctcctcaAGGAGAAGGTGAGCTGGCAGCTGCTCACTACCAGCAAGCTGTTAGACTCAAACCAGCACACTACGTTGCCATGGTGAACCTGGGCCGCCTGCTCCGATCCTCCAATGAGAACAAAGAAGCCGAGTCTTGGTACAAGAGGTGAGGAAAGGATCCTATTTTAGCAGCAGCTTAAGTCAGGTTTCTACTCAGGGTGACCTGgagcaaaaatatttataagCCCAGAAGATTgaccttctcatctaactcctggcaagaaagcaaagatgtttatttcctaaaatgttggAGTCGGGAAATTTACAGAGTTGTTAATGTTCAAGTACTTTCGAACCCcgctttattttttatcttagCATCAATTAATTATCTATTGATTAATtttgagacagagacacaaataGACTAGTTCTGTATGTAAAATTTACTCATTCACTACTCACTACAAAACATATACTCGGTAGGATTTTGGATAATTATGGCTCGTTATAATTTTTCATCATCACTAATGTTGTGGGATTATTAGCAGAAAGACGTGTACATGCCATGGGCACTATATTTTGTTCCTGAAATTAAATGGCGAAGGGTAAATGTAGTGCACTAAATAGTAAAGAAGGAGAATTTTTTGGACACAGCATAAGTCTTTCTCAATCTGTGTTCTGtacttctgttctgttctgttgtgAGCCAGGCATcttgtgacctttgacctttgccTACAGGGCGCTGCAGGTGACGAGGaaggtggacattttgactCCACTTGGAGCTCTGTACTACAACACAGGACGCTACGAGGAGGCCCTGCAGGTGTACAGAGAGGCAACTTCCCTGCAGCCAGACAGTACCGACATCTGGTTGGCTCTGGtgaatagacacacacacacacacacacacacacacacacactcattgaATGATGGAATGCCAGGACATctgggtgtgtgtttgctgcCACATCCTGGACAGTCACCAAAACAACATCTGTCTGGCCACACACATTTTGCCAAATCCTGAAAAAACTGTTTCTCTTGttccacacacactgtatatctGTCCCAGGCTCAGGTTTTAGCCATGGCAGGTCGTCCCAAAGAGGCTGAGAAGATGACCCTTGACATCATATCCAGAGAAGGCAACTGTATCGAATGTTACCGCCTCCTGTCCGCAATCTACAGCAAGCGTGGCAACtacacagaggtgtgtgtgtgtgtgtgacagtaaatgtgtgcgtgtgcgtgcgtctAATCGCCTTGGTGTCTGTTGCAGTCAGGAATGATCAACTCTCAGCAGGAGATGTTTTTCCCTCCAACAGTTACTGTGGAAACTGATCACCTCTGCTATACATCAGACCAGCTGGCAAGCAGCTGCCACTCATCCTCCCACTCTGTTCTATCACCAGCATCAGCACTTGTGCttgtctgtctttcactttCCCTGCGACCCATTTTCACAGTAAATATGTGAATAAGACTGAGTCAAGAGTGTTCACAAGTCAATACGATAAAATGCCAGCATGCATACTAAAATACCAGTGTAGTATTGGTGAACATTATTGTCACTATTGCCCAGTAATGCTTTCATAGCAGAAATGGAGGAGCTACTGTGCGTACAACTGACCAGAATTTACACAGTATATAAGTGTAGTCCAAGAAATAACAACAAGACCAATGAAAACTACTTCACATTATAACCAAAATCAATCGGGACTGGACCATTTGTTACTAAAATAATGTAAGAatatattttcttgtgtttgagcTGTGTCAGTGTGATTGGACTTGCCTAAGTGTACGTGTATGTACAATATGTGACATATGTTGAAAATCTGATGCTACGCAGAGCCGCCTGTCTGTAAGTGTGAGCACATTACACACCCATAAGGGGTGTAATGAAGCAGCATAAAACTGAAATACTCAAGTAAGGTACAAGGGCTTTGAAATTATACTTGAGGGCATTGACTTTGGCAGTGACTGAGTCATGAAGGTGAGTGGGAGGCACACATACAAAGgtgaaatcaataaataattttttaacttTGGACAGTTTCATTCCTAGAGCAGAAATGAAACATCAGTACTTGGTCAGCCAGTGTGTCCCATGCCTCCGTAGCTCCCAACAACACGGAGTTTGGCCTAAATTCCCAGACTCATTCAAAAATTGCCTCGTAattctttaattattttctgtcaacagttactctgtctgtcagtcagtcataAAGCTGACaccaggggtggaaattaactttttggttcacctgccaatgggactggtagatgaaaaacTCCACCGGGCACGTAGCAGACAGCTAGTATAAATAAACGGAAGATTTAcgtgaaaatattttaaagggaGGAAACCGGGAGAGAACGGTAAAATACGTGAGAAGCCCGGGGGAAACGGGATGGTCGACAGGTATGCACATTACggtggtagctagctagctaaatgctaaaaacactcTGGGTAGTCCAAGCACGACTTGACGGCTCCCAACTCCAATCCCCCAAACTCCCACCCCCCTACAAATCTACGCCAATCGAACACAAGAAACCTGAAATGAACATAGCAGCAACCAATGAACGCCCCTAATCCGAACGATCCCTGGTTACAGCGAGAACCAATTTCAGTgcgacacacaacaaaaaacatagcAATATCGTACGGAATACGTTTACCTGCCAATGTGGCAAGTAGTCTTCCAACATTTAGCCGCCAAACGGAAAATCTACCCGCATTTGGTgcttggcgggtgttaattgCCAGCCCTGGCTGAGACTGCTCttaaggtgtgttcacactgaaagcgaagTTAATATTCGCCTCGCTTTACTCGCGCGAGTTTGACCACTGGACATTTTgggtgttcacacacaacgcgaaaattaaataaacacaacctgCGAATACAGctatatgaacccaaagtaaacttttgctgtgatttacaataaacggatcaaactgttgccgaaataactacaatatgatgccgaTTTGTAAGACATATCAATTCATGCTTtctcaggtctgtcagcaagacagcaggacaacaacttttaaaatgtttgtacaacaacaagtacaacgatagctggaataaagtgacagacacacattttctgaactcaccaggtagttccaACTTCCTCGCTGTTGTCGCCACTAcacttgctttcttttctccaagtaatgtccagctttgtccagtttttatataaatatgaagtagcagtccagcagaactctggtgccatccgacgctaacaacaacagtggaaccggatgttcacggaagctagctgcggAGAAGTGCgtgtgaagataaatcaagttgtaatcccaaaaactaaagtaaaaagctaatttaaaagcagttaactctgagctcctcccgcgggtaaacggcgtagttgtcagagcagaatccagaccgactacgggtgtttatttctcCAAAAACTGCAGCACTGCTCCCCGTACACTACcccgttctttagcagctctccgtTGGCCAGCGGATTGTCATTACACCGCTCGCcaggtcctctccaaacaacgctccgAAGCCAccagtgacatttggacaatcTTTTGCAACATCGCACCAAGCGAATTTCTCGCCCATGTTGAAAAATTTTAACTTGCGCGAACCAGTGAATGTCGCGACAAACACCTCTTTCATGCCTCCCAGAGCGAATTCGCAGGAAtttgcgtctttgcattgactttgtatgtaatcaagccacccaaaacgctggattcgctttcagtgtgaacacacctttactcagca carries:
- the LOC123967187 gene encoding protein O-mannosyl-transferase TMTC1-like produces the protein MGYCILVAHGLGRLCSVVGRWGTTVLSVSMLLLFLLFSWKTVQQNHVWLSREALFRSGIQTLPHNAKVHYNYANFLKDSGRHQEAIHHYTTALRLYPRHASAMNNLGTLTRNPEEAERYYRRALDTNPQHNRALFNLGNLLKSQGKEKEAETLLKDSIRYGPHFADAYSSLASLYAEQKRFAEANEVYLKGIENCPDSSDLHNNYGVFLVDTGEGELAAAHYQQAVRLKPAHYVAMVNLGRLLRSSNENKEAESWYKRALQVTRKVDILTPLGALYYNTGRYEEALQVYREATSLQPDSTDIWLALAQVLAMAGRPKEAEKMTLDIISREGNCIECYRLLSAIYSKRGNYTEALDALDRALQQNPSDLTVRAELYFSKGNQLREMNQLDRAFE